One genomic region from Leptospira tipperaryensis encodes:
- a CDS encoding STAS domain-containing protein, translated as MIIRSEIRENHIVLSVLEDILMDNSRDFYYEFEESIKTGSPEIISFFLGKVKFIDSSGIGIIIKVRNQIREKNGTVNIFGLNKSLNSVFRLSGLDKIVNLYTNEEFLNKYPIFQEFVDQNSK; from the coding sequence ATGATCATCCGCAGCGAGATTCGAGAGAACCATATCGTTCTTAGCGTTCTTGAAGATATTCTGATGGATAATTCAAGGGATTTCTACTACGAATTTGAAGAATCGATAAAAACCGGTAGTCCTGAAATCATCAGTTTTTTCCTAGGAAAAGTCAAATTCATAGATTCTTCCGGAATCGGCATTATTATCAAAGTACGTAATCAAATCCGCGAAAAAAACGGCACTGTAAACATATTCGGCCTCAATAAATCCTTAAACTCGGTGTTTCGACTATCGGGTTTGGATAAAATTGTGAACCTTTATACGAACGAAGAGTTTCTAAACAAGTATCCGATTTTTCAGGAGTTTGTGGATCAAAATTCTAAATGA
- a CDS encoding LA_1326/LA_4305 family lipoprotein has protein sequence MKLIFQSFSVLVILLLVQCSWVHERGIFFWGKSQNLIYNSEEVAYFKISPSKVDQFDEFVPPGPFSHPVDLKPEQWKDLLGNLKYVKKSSLGFFTDHVFSDGELEIIARDLPHVLKSLPENKILVLITKYDDIQSVISTEELTTALVWGDKTKVNIVFGKIKREIIDKNIGFDFSLWTDIRQIYLTNVSDGTEISDNGAVQFQTVKNVPNRKWVVFNLDQMDQYKFKPRKRNEIRKLTDENDRPGGG, from the coding sequence ATGAAACTAATATTCCAATCTTTCTCTGTTCTTGTCATTCTTCTCCTTGTTCAATGCTCCTGGGTCCACGAAAGAGGGATCTTCTTCTGGGGCAAAAGTCAGAACTTAATTTATAACTCTGAAGAAGTCGCGTATTTCAAAATTTCCCCTTCCAAAGTCGATCAGTTTGATGAATTTGTTCCTCCGGGTCCCTTTTCTCATCCCGTCGATCTCAAACCGGAACAATGGAAGGATCTTTTAGGAAATCTCAAGTATGTAAAAAAATCCTCTCTCGGCTTTTTTACGGATCACGTCTTTTCAGATGGAGAATTGGAGATCATCGCAAGAGATCTTCCTCACGTTTTAAAATCTCTTCCTGAAAATAAGATCCTCGTTTTGATCACGAAATACGATGACATTCAATCCGTAATTTCCACGGAAGAATTGACCACGGCTCTTGTCTGGGGTGATAAAACAAAGGTGAACATCGTCTTTGGTAAGATCAAAAGAGAAATCATCGATAAAAACATCGGTTTTGATTTTAGTCTCTGGACGGATATCAGACAGATCTATCTCACAAACGTTTCAGACGGAACCGAGATTTCGGATAACGGAGCGGTTCAATTCCAAACGGTAAAGAACGTTCCCAATCGTAAGTGGGTGGTTTTTAATCTGGATCAGATGGATCAGTATAAATTCAAACCTCGAAAGAGAAACGAAATTCGTAAACTTACGGACGAAAACGATCGACCCGGCGGCGGTTGA
- the ileS gene encoding isoleucine--tRNA ligase: protein MSETQKENPYSSTVLLPKTDFPMKADLAKREPAQVQAWKSGQIFRKMREQRKGKKEFILHDGPPYANGNFHLGHALNKILKDTIVKSKALAGYYTDMIPGWDCHGLPIEVQVLKNLGKKARETGPEELRQLCRNYAEEFVGKQSEDLSRFLCFWEEGRIYKTMSPDFEARIVEVFGDLFQKGYVYRGKKPVYWSIDLATAHAEAEIEYYPHVSPSIYVKFPVIGENNRYCLIWTTTPWTLPANLAICFNRKIEYSIFKTESGEELILADGLAENVTTATGVALTKVKPITTDELAALQFQHPFIDRVSIPLFGDHVTLEAGTGCVHTAPGHGQDDYKVGLAAGLEPFSPVDDYGKYTDEFPLMQGTKVFDANPLIIELLKDKGLLFHHSEFEHSYPHSWRSKKPLIFRATPQWFFKMDFNELREKSLAAIDGVQWIPNWGITRIRSMVETRPDWCLSRQRNWGVPIPAFTCESCGETHINAASIQFFTQKVREKGIEIWYSEKASELLPSDAKCEKCGKDSFKKGNDILDVWFDSGVSSFAVLDERKNEPSADLYLEGSDQHRGWFQSSLWPSMALRGIPPYKTVLTHGYVLDEKGHPMSKSLGNGIDPTTDIINVFGADILRLWVSSLDFRDDIKVGKESIKIVSEQYRKIRNTFRYLLGNLEGHSAEQNLPFEELEELDRFYLSKLAQFVEDAGASYETYQFHQIYQKLILFCTVTLSQDYFDMIRDRMYCDARNSKTRRSSATALQHILETLSILTAPILSFTAEEVWAENGKKESVFLQTFPDFKSWKNPGLEEKFESALQAREAVQKALELARQEGKLGKSLEAGLEITPKDGSQLTKFLPKETLELLFVVSQVHETNPKLEVLSSHENEKFSVKVLKPAQGECPRCWRHTEDIEKEGDLCGRCKSVVG from the coding sequence ATGAGCGAAACACAAAAAGAAAATCCGTATTCATCTACCGTACTTCTACCCAAAACCGACTTTCCTATGAAGGCCGATCTTGCAAAAAGAGAACCCGCTCAGGTCCAGGCTTGGAAGTCTGGGCAGATCTTTCGTAAGATGAGGGAACAAAGAAAAGGAAAAAAAGAATTCATTCTTCACGACGGCCCTCCTTATGCGAACGGAAATTTTCATTTGGGTCACGCTCTCAATAAGATCTTAAAAGATACGATCGTAAAATCGAAGGCCCTCGCCGGTTATTATACGGACATGATTCCCGGATGGGATTGTCACGGACTTCCGATCGAAGTTCAGGTTTTGAAGAATTTAGGAAAGAAGGCCCGTGAAACCGGTCCCGAGGAACTAAGACAACTTTGTAGAAACTACGCCGAAGAGTTTGTGGGAAAACAAAGCGAAGACTTGAGTCGTTTTCTTTGTTTCTGGGAAGAAGGAAGAATCTACAAAACGATGTCTCCCGATTTCGAAGCGAGAATCGTGGAAGTATTCGGAGATCTTTTTCAGAAAGGTTACGTCTATCGCGGCAAAAAGCCGGTCTATTGGTCGATCGATTTGGCGACGGCGCACGCGGAAGCCGAGATCGAATACTATCCTCACGTTTCCCCTTCGATCTATGTAAAGTTTCCCGTGATCGGAGAAAACAATCGTTACTGTTTAATTTGGACGACGACCCCTTGGACTCTTCCTGCCAATCTTGCGATTTGCTTTAACAGAAAAATTGAATATTCTATTTTTAAAACGGAGTCCGGAGAGGAATTGATTCTCGCAGACGGACTCGCCGAAAACGTGACGACCGCGACCGGAGTCGCGTTGACAAAAGTAAAACCGATCACTACGGACGAACTCGCGGCTCTCCAATTCCAACATCCTTTTATAGATCGAGTTTCCATTCCTCTCTTTGGAGATCACGTGACTCTGGAAGCGGGAACCGGTTGTGTTCACACGGCGCCCGGACACGGACAAGACGACTACAAGGTGGGACTCGCGGCCGGACTCGAACCATTCTCACCCGTGGATGATTATGGAAAATATACCGATGAATTTCCGCTCATGCAGGGAACCAAGGTCTTTGATGCAAACCCTCTCATCATAGAACTTTTAAAAGACAAGGGCTTACTCTTTCATCACAGTGAGTTCGAACATTCTTATCCTCATAGCTGGAGAAGTAAAAAACCTCTGATCTTTCGCGCAACGCCGCAGTGGTTTTTTAAGATGGATTTTAACGAACTCAGAGAAAAATCTCTCGCGGCGATCGACGGGGTTCAGTGGATTCCGAATTGGGGAATCACAAGAATTCGTTCGATGGTGGAGACAAGACCGGATTGGTGTTTGTCTCGTCAGAGAAACTGGGGAGTTCCGATTCCCGCGTTTACCTGCGAATCCTGCGGAGAAACTCATATCAACGCGGCTTCGATTCAATTTTTTACTCAGAAGGTTCGGGAAAAAGGAATCGAGATCTGGTATTCCGAGAAAGCGAGCGAGCTTCTTCCTTCCGATGCAAAGTGCGAGAAGTGCGGAAAGGATTCTTTCAAAAAAGGAAACGATATTTTAGACGTTTGGTTTGACTCCGGGGTTTCCAGCTTTGCCGTGTTAGACGAAAGAAAGAATGAACCGTCCGCGGATCTATACTTGGAAGGTTCCGATCAACACAGGGGTTGGTTTCAGTCTTCGCTCTGGCCGTCGATGGCTCTCAGAGGAATTCCTCCCTACAAAACGGTATTGACTCACGGATACGTTCTGGATGAGAAAGGGCACCCGATGTCCAAATCTCTTGGAAACGGAATCGATCCTACCACCGATATCATCAACGTGTTCGGAGCCGATATTCTTAGACTTTGGGTAAGTTCTCTGGACTTCAGAGACGATATCAAGGTGGGAAAAGAATCTATCAAGATCGTATCCGAACAATATCGAAAGATCAGAAATACATTCCGCTATCTTCTCGGAAATTTAGAAGGTCATAGCGCGGAACAAAATCTTCCCTTTGAAGAATTGGAAGAGTTGGATCGATTCTATCTTTCCAAACTCGCTCAGTTTGTGGAAGACGCGGGTGCGAGTTATGAAACGTATCAGTTTCATCAGATCTATCAAAAACTCATTCTATTTTGTACGGTGACCTTGTCTCAGGATTATTTTGATATGATTCGAGATCGAATGTATTGCGACGCAAGAAATTCCAAAACGAGAAGATCTTCTGCGACCGCGTTACAGCATATTCTGGAAACGTTAAGTATTCTTACGGCGCCGATCTTGAGTTTTACCGCCGAAGAGGTCTGGGCTGAAAACGGAAAAAAAGAATCCGTATTCTTACAAACGTTTCCGGATTTCAAATCTTGGAAGAATCCTGGGCTCGAAGAGAAGTTCGAATCCGCTCTGCAGGCAAGGGAAGCCGTTCAGAAGGCGCTTGAACTCGCCAGACAAGAAGGCAAACTTGGGAAGTCACTCGAAGCGGGTCTTGAGATCACTCCAAAGGATGGATCACAACTCACAAAGTTTCTCCCGAAAGAAACCTTGGAACTGCTCTTTGTCGTATCGCAAGTGCACGAAACCAATCCTAAGTTGGAAGTCCTATCTTCTCATGAGAATGAAAAATTCTCCGTAAAGGTTTTGAAACCTGCGCAAGGAGAATGTCCTCGTTGTTGGAGACATACCGAAGACATCGAAAAAGAAGGGGACCTCTGCGGTCGTTGTAAGTCTGTCGTAGGATAA
- a CDS encoding leucine-rich repeat domain-containing protein, which yields MKSLYLQKQTLILFLSLSVVFATACKKNAEEILNEAKANPASVTILDLGMQKLTAIPEGACGFPNLKRLDLRLNSLAALPDSLGECKSVEQLNVFGNDLTTFPSELSKLKNLKVLLAGNNDLTNLPSELLFLPEIKTIYMDQNKLTLTETDVDILASLSNLEELDLNLNSGIKVLPANYTKLKNLTRLKRLNIKKTSLKGEDAEKLQAILPKTKIDY from the coding sequence ATGAAGTCTCTCTATTTACAAAAGCAAACCCTGATTCTTTTTCTCTCTCTGTCCGTTGTTTTTGCAACTGCCTGCAAGAAGAATGCGGAAGAAATATTAAACGAAGCGAAGGCGAATCCCGCTTCGGTAACGATTCTCGATTTAGGAATGCAAAAGTTGACTGCAATTCCCGAGGGAGCTTGCGGATTTCCCAATTTAAAACGTCTGGACCTTCGTCTCAACAGTTTGGCCGCTCTTCCGGATTCCCTCGGAGAATGTAAGAGTGTGGAACAACTCAACGTTTTCGGAAACGACCTCACAACCTTTCCTTCCGAGCTTTCTAAATTAAAGAATCTGAAAGTTCTTCTCGCGGGGAACAACGATCTTACCAATCTTCCGTCCGAACTTCTTTTTTTACCGGAAATCAAAACGATCTACATGGATCAGAACAAGCTGACTCTGACCGAGACGGACGTGGACATTCTTGCGAGTCTTTCCAACTTGGAAGAATTGGATCTGAATCTAAACTCGGGGATCAAAGTTCTTCCGGCAAATTACACAAAGCTGAAGAATCTAACTCGTTTAAAAAGATTGAATATTAAAAAAACATCACTCAAAGGAGAAGACGCAGAGAAACTCCAAGCGATTCTCCCTAAAACAAAAATCGACTATTGA
- the purL gene encoding phosphoribosylformylglycinamidine synthase subunit PurL: MEKDAVSLQDALEHGLTAEEFQKIQDILGRIPNSTELGIFSAMWSEHCSYKNSILKLKTLPTSSDKLLAKAGEENAGAMDIGDGLAVVFKIESHNHPTAVEPYQGAATGVGGIMRDIFTMGARPIVSLNSLRFGNPDEPRNKYLLSRAVKGIGDYGNSLGIAVSGGELFIDECFSKNPLVNAMTVGIVRHDQMASATTGGQIGNAVYIVGATTGRDGIHGASFASKDLSKESESKRSAVQVGDPFMEKLLMEASLEAIQKGLLIGIQDMGAAGISCATSEMSAKGKTGMKINLDLVPFRETGMNAYEAMLSESQERMLVVPKKGKEAELVSIFEKWNLNAVQIGEITNDGFIEILMGGIRKAHIPAECLVLGGGAPRYERETKRPSYLDEVKSWKPDSLPDVTSGKNATEVLIQILSSWNVCSRRPITEQYDSEVGLVKLIGPGLDGGLSSIPDTNKALATATDCNSRYTYLDPYKGAEFAVCESARNVYVTGARPLGVTNNLNFANPYIPENYYMFSECIRGMGDACRFLELPVTGGNVSFYNESPEGPIFPTPTIGMVGILQDKTKLLSNFPKEAGIELAILGNFRPSLGGSEYLKKVYGQVNGAIPELDIKEELALCNLILSLNEKGILKSARDLSLGGIAIALSKTVLFSRLGISADLSSLKQDRLDLTLFGETSTAVLVGFVSSEKEEIQKQTQASGLKFYSVGKTNESGVLEFQKEGIRLSFDQLNEPYENGLEAIFAL; this comes from the coding sequence ATGGAAAAAGACGCCGTCTCCTTACAAGACGCCCTGGAACACGGGCTTACCGCAGAAGAATTTCAAAAAATCCAGGACATCCTGGGAAGAATCCCGAACTCCACAGAACTCGGAATTTTTTCCGCAATGTGGTCGGAACACTGTTCTTATAAAAACTCGATTCTAAAATTAAAGACGCTCCCAACCTCTTCGGATAAGCTCCTCGCAAAAGCCGGAGAAGAGAACGCGGGCGCGATGGATATCGGCGACGGACTCGCCGTGGTCTTTAAGATCGAAAGTCACAATCACCCGACTGCAGTGGAACCGTATCAAGGCGCGGCGACCGGTGTCGGCGGAATCATGAGAGATATCTTTACGATGGGCGCTCGCCCGATCGTTTCTCTCAATTCTCTTCGTTTTGGAAATCCCGACGAACCCCGAAACAAATATCTTCTTTCTCGCGCGGTCAAAGGAATCGGCGACTACGGAAATTCTCTCGGGATCGCGGTTTCAGGTGGAGAACTTTTTATCGATGAATGTTTTTCTAAAAATCCTCTCGTAAACGCGATGACGGTCGGAATTGTTCGTCACGATCAGATGGCGAGTGCGACCACCGGTGGACAAATCGGAAACGCGGTTTATATCGTCGGAGCTACGACGGGAAGAGACGGAATCCACGGAGCCTCCTTTGCTTCCAAAGACCTTTCAAAAGAATCCGAATCCAAACGTTCCGCAGTTCAAGTCGGAGATCCGTTTATGGAAAAACTTCTTATGGAAGCGAGCCTCGAAGCGATTCAGAAAGGTCTCTTGATCGGAATTCAGGATATGGGCGCCGCGGGAATTTCCTGTGCTACTTCGGAGATGAGCGCAAAGGGAAAGACAGGGATGAAGATCAACTTGGATCTCGTTCCTTTCCGCGAAACCGGAATGAACGCCTACGAAGCGATGCTTTCCGAATCTCAAGAAAGAATGCTTGTGGTTCCTAAAAAAGGAAAAGAAGCCGAGCTCGTATCTATATTCGAAAAATGGAATTTGAATGCGGTTCAAATCGGAGAAATCACAAACGACGGATTTATCGAAATTCTTATGGGTGGAATCCGCAAGGCCCATATCCCCGCCGAATGTCTCGTGTTAGGCGGAGGAGCTCCCCGTTACGAACGCGAAACCAAACGTCCTTCTTATCTGGACGAGGTAAAATCATGGAAACCGGATTCTCTTCCCGACGTAACTTCGGGTAAGAATGCGACCGAAGTCCTGATTCAAATTCTTTCTTCTTGGAACGTCTGTTCCAGAAGGCCGATCACGGAACAATACGACAGCGAAGTTGGACTCGTAAAACTCATAGGGCCCGGACTCGACGGAGGACTTTCCTCAATCCCCGACACAAACAAGGCGCTCGCGACCGCAACCGATTGTAATTCCAGATACACGTATCTGGATCCTTACAAGGGCGCCGAGTTTGCGGTTTGTGAATCGGCTCGTAACGTCTATGTAACTGGCGCGCGTCCTCTCGGAGTCACAAATAATCTCAATTTCGCAAATCCTTATATTCCGGAAAACTACTATATGTTTTCGGAATGTATTCGAGGGATGGGGGACGCCTGCCGTTTTCTCGAACTCCCCGTAACCGGAGGAAACGTTTCCTTTTACAACGAGTCTCCGGAAGGCCCGATCTTCCCGACTCCTACGATCGGAATGGTGGGAATTCTTCAAGACAAAACAAAACTTCTTTCCAACTTTCCGAAAGAAGCCGGCATAGAACTTGCGATCCTCGGAAACTTCCGCCCTTCTCTCGGTGGAAGCGAATACTTAAAAAAGGTTTACGGACAAGTCAACGGAGCGATTCCGGAACTCGATATCAAAGAAGAATTGGCCCTCTGCAATTTGATTCTTTCCTTGAATGAAAAAGGAATTTTGAAATCGGCCCGAGATCTTTCTCTCGGAGGAATCGCGATCGCACTTTCAAAGACGGTTCTTTTTTCTCGTCTTGGAATTTCCGCGGACTTGAGTTCTCTCAAACAAGATCGTCTCGATCTGACTCTTTTTGGAGAAACTTCCACGGCGGTTCTCGTCGGCTTTGTATCCTCCGAGAAGGAAGAGATTCAAAAACAAACACAAGCTTCCGGACTCAAATTCTATTCAGTCGGAAAGACGAACGAAAGTGGAGTATTAGAATTTCAAAAAGAAGGAATCCGTCTTTCTTTTGATCAGTTGAACGAGCCCTATGAAAACGGTTTAGAAGCCATATTCGCACTCTAA
- a CDS encoding flavin reductase family protein yields MKITDEVFKNALSHFPSGVTVITYSHLGKNSGLTVSSFSSLSLNPPLVLFCLQKNIASHDPIRSEGKFVINILAQGQDSLSNQFASGKTDKHALIEELNCKKGELDLPILPNTLSYIECEVDQFVDGGDHSIVIGRVVSAGADDTQRPLLYYRRNYYSI; encoded by the coding sequence ATGAAAATCACGGACGAAGTTTTTAAGAATGCACTCTCGCATTTTCCGTCGGGTGTCACCGTCATTACATATTCTCATCTTGGGAAAAACAGCGGTCTAACCGTAAGCAGTTTTAGTTCTCTTTCTCTCAATCCTCCTCTGGTTCTTTTTTGTTTGCAGAAGAATATCGCAAGTCACGATCCGATTCGAAGCGAAGGAAAATTCGTGATCAATATTTTAGCACAAGGACAGGATTCTCTTTCCAATCAATTCGCCTCGGGAAAAACCGACAAACACGCGCTTATCGAAGAACTCAATTGTAAAAAAGGAGAATTGGATCTCCCCATTCTTCCGAATACTCTTTCTTATATCGAATGCGAAGTGGATCAGTTTGTGGACGGAGGGGATCATTCGATCGTAATCGGAAGAGTTGTCTCGGCCGGGGCCGACGATACACAACGTCCCTTGTTGTATTATCGAAGAAACTACTATTCGATCTGA
- a CDS encoding DUF1304 domain-containing protein produces MKLTKTILVIFVAVEHILFLVLEMFLWETPFVLKLFNMTPEVASVSVKLAMNQGLYNGFLSAGLFWGTFFVSDKKQSEKTILFFLGCIIVAGIFGAATAKFSILFTQGFPAVLALVFTLLTREK; encoded by the coding sequence ATGAAACTCACCAAAACGATCTTAGTAATCTTTGTCGCAGTAGAACACATTCTCTTTTTAGTTCTGGAAATGTTTCTCTGGGAAACCCCGTTTGTTCTCAAACTCTTTAACATGACACCCGAAGTCGCGAGCGTTTCCGTAAAACTTGCGATGAACCAAGGACTTTACAACGGCTTTCTTTCCGCGGGTTTATTCTGGGGAACCTTCTTTGTGTCCGATAAAAAACAAAGCGAGAAGACGATTCTTTTTTTCTTAGGTTGTATCATCGTTGCGGGTATTTTTGGCGCGGCGACCGCTAAGTTCTCCATTCTTTTTACGCAAGGGTTCCCCGCCGTCTTGGCTCTCGTTTTTACATTGTTGACTCGAGAAAAATAA